Proteins from a genomic interval of Papaver somniferum cultivar HN1 chromosome 4, ASM357369v1, whole genome shotgun sequence:
- the LOC113272358 gene encoding serine/arginine-rich splicing factor SR45-like encodes MAKMGFQQLIMIQDKGVNSFQIWLDFKLERSLEPVPTTEGIEREDCQIGSKGVLKHQQRCIHSSPSSFGSREVPQVLETSMIHICPLPGNMNEGRLKQIFDTFGEVVSVELPLHLLNRDDAVKARLRMDGEKVDGIVVRVRRVLLPSPPTKVESGSRKRVADAPRGQNNLDSASSSQNPFSPPRRRSRLTLQRGDFSRPRTDTPWRWVDSSPRRRMDSTVGHPGSPPRRIPASFIRRRSPSSPPRLYRSPARASLRRGRRSPVRRLSPIIVRR; translated from the exons ATGGCTAAGATGGGCTTTCAGCAGTTGATTATGATACAAGACAAGGGTGTGAACTCGTTTCAGATTTGGTTAGATTTTAAGCTCGAAAGATCACTTGAACCTGTTCCTACAACAGAGGGAATAGAGAG GGAAGATTGCCAGATTGGTAGTAAAGGAGTCTTAAAACATCAGCAGAGATGTATCCATAGTTCACCATCA TCGTTTGGGAGCAG ggaagttCCTCAGGTTCTCGAAACGTCTATGATTCATATTTGTCCTCTCCCTGGGAATATGAATGAGGGACGACTTAAGCAGATTTTCG ATACGTTTGGTGAAGTTGTAAGTGTGGAACTACCACTTCATCTACTT AATAGAGATGATGCTGTAAAAGCACGTTTGCGGATGGATGGT GAGAAAGTTGATGGGATTGTTGTGCGAGTAAGGCGCGTCTTGCTTCCATCGCCTCCTACAAAGGTTGAATCTGGTTCCCGAAAGAGGGTTGCTGATGCTCCACGGGGACAAAACAATT TGGATTCAGCCTCTTCGTCCCAAAATCCCTTTTCACCACCACGTAGGCGATCCCGACTAACTCTTCAAAGAGGTGACTTTTCTCGACCCCGAACGGATACTCCTTGGCGATGGGTGGATTCTTCTCCTCGGCGTAGAATGGATTCTACTGTTGGTCATCCTGGATCCCCTCCCAGGAGGATACCTGCGTCTTTTATCAGAAGGCGATCTCCATCCTCTCCTCCAAGGCTGTATAGATCACCTGCACG TGCTTCGCTGCGAAGGGGTCGTCGTAGTCCTGTTCGTAGATTGTCTCCCATCATAGTTAGGCGATAA